The proteins below come from a single Octopus sinensis linkage group LG10, ASM634580v1, whole genome shotgun sequence genomic window:
- the LOC115216218 gene encoding uncharacterized protein LOC115216218, translated as MRPGLKWATRSRLCSVISTARVCILLLLHCLLYKIYNQLYWLHSFTPLYIFTKRYRNLNAQNSLGVQLYQPSFRQLLKDILSSEKQRKVNLLIWISNVLPQFQVTNFHTSWNDGIVLCALLNAVCPGLCPHFTFLQPHNRVNNCRLGLQLANDHLNIPTSLIAPEEIAIANNDSTANKIFRLAYMIKLTAQHQKWISFNDGNDIPENPTDHSSSTLVISGSGYKHATVGRKSQFTISSLQKFPTYLKINILGPSASDSFPQKLLSSTITNLQTDLNRQQTKTFSNPILDYHSDGIFEIDNNGLEIIPYDYKLSMNGTSLVSYIPRKTGVHYISVQRHDTDIDGSPFRVIVSHPISSNPNSKTLLLKSLSVDTPALWDNNRQVKVKKLRVIRRTVLPNKIEENNDICDISKSSTDVNNTDKDVSSDSSHLFADTNSVTSQGGLVSISVASNPSSESIVVDGSPGINTSTDTTYTNSSSSSDTPVENIQAIYLLNPGDSPNEFYTPSASPRYFNNDRETYSSESDDDSTYYESKDSDEPAQGLVFLERMQSCLNAERVGKISIGSASSAFNKVITQKRRSSPYSEKSSKLSHVDGNLRTTENIEELCSSENNHCKTNLADRGRYRRSFSCNSSLQHDSPKSLKRQRSMEVFNWLDNINSPSSDESHHSRKFLLQQPISLLCKNIQMNEKITKDDGFNSSLECSSRSLYHDEKETFGFDSPQNDSKTRSLRKNKTFSVHTPTFPRLPLENMEVHRWKNTSTCCESPNSLSPHETFHEDSRSPPFIWQQQSRCKKCLHAFNGNQTGVGCPFYHHDESKCNGENPNKCSHNTSGCLPSCGIHSRIASAPHYCSHMSNKSNSSSISTERQEDEGKIFKSEVKIFLKTPRNKHNSRVYYDGKCQNKNSSKCENSLTVKKRKLLVLHNYNVDGKNEALNSTVDSSALASTNSNKEVPTIILEKNTISNEKENMGRAEDTSQCYVQNWLRESAKVPVRQFTIETNDSGIAINSRSPSPQRTQEFNERSTMKRKSVCDVTTTPFTKYSEFKKKESDHFKRTEHFVEKSSAKHLYDLSNLNEYESFQQFKPNEMEMHRENFKNNSVKYMTPEIFGDLEEFLSSELYNGALLQAILNPNEIDKNSPVNNGNRYNRVDDSVRQKYLTVPYDYRKRDDRSDIYSGDFSPETSEQIPFEKLNSGHRWSEISEKSGLYWDNTLERRKSDIPQVGLCQNYYSDYPTSNQPSGLYRGSFARQYQSYPHGLNELPLTDTEEELYINERLDNQTFTSVSNPSEQNMYFQHFERSDATNVSSLADIEELASIDEPALDELPKCPGCNCCSNRVNSSQKFYDTNKMKTSETRVLHNGFEVGNIETGNIYPTNRGVQEQNGSFLGDYTLSDTSLHQWYINESELSHSSDWPPSSISMATHELLPPSMECLFMSLHKAIAATEERPDSVCYALGPGLEIGYVKTLNFFQVRTVEGTGPLTVGIQGPCPANSVEEISIIYTDHCTYDVSYFVTKTGCYTLDIKWAGRHIFQSPFFCQVLPLKE; from the exons CTACAGCCCGGGTGTGTATCCTGTTACTGCTTCACTGTTTGTTGTACAAGATATACAATCAACTCTACTGGTTGCACAGCTTTACCCCCTTGTATATATTCACGAAGAGATATAGAAATCTTAATGCTCAGAACAGCCTTGGTGTTCAACTTTACCAACCAAGTTTTCGTCAATTACTCAAAGACATACTATCATCcg AAAAACAACGAAAGGTGAATCTACTGATATGGATCTCGAATGTTCTTCCACAATTTCAAGTGACCAATTTCCACACGAGCTGGAACGATGGAATTGTCCTATGCGCTCTTCTAAACGCCGTCTGCCCGGGTTTATGTCCACACTTTACCTTCCTGCAGCCTCACAACCGTGTCAATAACTGTCGTCTGGGACTACAGTTGGCAAACGACCATTTAAATATACCTACG tCGTTGATTGCACCGGAAGAAATCGCCATAGCAAACAATGACAGCACTGCAAACAAAATATTTCGATTAGCTTACATGATTAAACTTACAGCACAGCATCAAAAATGGATAAGTTTCAATGATGGCAACGACATTCCGGAAAATCCTACCGATCACTCTAGCAGCACTTTAGTTATCAGTGGTTCTGGTTATAAACATGCAACGGTCGGAAGAAAATCTCAGTTTACTATTTCAAGCCTGCAGAAATTTCCAAcgtatttgaaaattaatattcttgGGCCGAGTGCCTCAGATAGTTTTCCTCAGAAATTGCTCAGTTCAACCATTACTAACTTGCAGACTGATCTGAATCGTCAACAAACTAAGACATTTAGTAATCCTATCCTTGATTATCACAGTGATGGAATATTTGAGATAGATAATAATGGCTTAGAAATAATTCCTTACGATTACAAACTGTCGATGAACGGTACCTCCTTGGTTAGTTATATACCTCGTAAAACGGGTGTCCACTATATAAGTGTTCAACGCCACGATACTGATATCGATGGTAGCCCATTTCGAGTGATAGTTAGCCATCCGATTTCATCTAATCCAAATTCAAAAACATTACTTCTGAAAAGTCTTTCTGTTGATACACCCGCTCTATGGGACAATAATAGGCAAGTGAAAGTGAAGAAATTACGAGTGATTCGCAGAACTGTATTACCGAATAAAATCGAAGAAAATAACGATATATGTGATATTTCGAAGAGCTCCACAGATGTTAACAATACTGACAAAGACGTATCCAGTGATTCATCACATCTCTTTGCAGATACCAATTCAGTGACATCACAAGGTGGTCTTGTATCAATATCAGTAGCTTCAAACCCTTCATCAGAAAGTATAGTAGTAGACGGTTCACCTGGCATAAATACATCAACTGACACAACATATACAAACAGTAGTTCCTCAAGTGATACACCGGTTGAGAACATTCAagctatttatttactaaacccTGGAGATTCACCAAACGAATTTTACACTCCTTCTGCGTCTCCAAGATATTTCAATAATGACAGGGAAACATATTCCTCTGAAAGTGATGACGATTCGACATACTATGAGTCAAAAGACTCGGATGAACCAGCACAAGGGTTGGTATTTCTTGAAAGAATGCAATCGTGTTTGAATGCAGAGAGAGTCGGCAAAATTAGTATAGGTTCTGCGAGCAGTGCTTTTAACAAAGTTATCACACAGAAAAGACGGTCATCACCTTATTCAGAAAAATCTTCTAAATTATCTCATGTAGATGGCAACCTCCGTACAACAGAAAATATTGAGGAACTCTGTTCTTCGGAAAACAATCACTGTAAAACAAATTTAGCAGACAGAGGCCGATACCGTAGATCCTTCAGCTGCAATTCAAGTTTACAACATGATTCACCGAAATCTTTAAAAAGACAAAGATCCATGGAAGTCTTTAATTGGTTAGACAATATAAATTCCCCAAGTTCTGACGAATCGCATCACAGCAGAAAATTTTTATTGCAACAGCCAATATCTCTACTTTgcaaaaatattcaaatgaatgaaaaaattaccaaagaCGATGGCTTTAATTCAAGTCTTGAATGCTCGTCTCGCAGTTTATACCATGATGAGAAAGAAACATTTGGTTTTGACTCCCCTCAGAATGACAGTAAGACTAGATCACTGAGGAAGAACAAAACATTTTCCGTTCACACACCTACATTTCCGAGGCTTCCTTTAGAAAACATGGAAGTTCATAGATGGAAAAATACCTCAACATGCTGTGAAAGTCCTAATTCATTGTCTCCACATGAAACATTTCATGAAGACTCTCGAAGCCCGCCATTTATATGGCAACAGCAGAGTCGATGTAAAAAATGTTTACATGCATTTAATGGCAATCAAACAGGTGTTGGATGTCCATTCTATCACCAtgatgaaagtaaatgtaatggGGAAAATCCAAATAAATGTTCTCATAATACTTCTGGATGTCTTCCATCTTGTGGAATACATTCTAGGATTGCCTCTGCTCCACACTACTGCAGTCACATGTCAAATAAATCTAATTCGTCTTCTATCTCAACGGAGAGACAGGAGGATGAAGGTAAGATTTTTAAATCGGAGgttaaaattttcctcaaaacccCGCGGAACAAGCACAATTCACGAGTATATTATGACGGCAAGTGTCAAAATAAAAACAGTTCCAAATGTGAAAATAGTCTGACGGTGAAGAAACGCAAGTTATTAGTATTACATAATTACAATGTCGATGGTAAAAACGAAGCTTTGAATAGTACAGTCGATAGCAGTGCTCTCGCATCTACAAATTCGAACAAAGAAGTCCCCACTATTATTCTCGAGAAAAATACAATCTCtaacgaaaaagaaaatatgggAAGAGCAGAAGATACGAGCCAATGCTATGTTCAGAACTGGTTAAGAGAATCGGCCAAAGTTCCCGTGCGTCAATTCACAATAGAAACCAATGACAGTGGTATTGCTATAAATTCTAGATCTCCTTCCCCACAAAGAACTCAAGAATTTAATGAAAGGAGTACTATGAAAAGAAAAAGCGTTTGTGATGTTACAACAACACCTTTTACAAAATATTCCGAATTTAAGAAGAAAGAATCTGACCATTTTAAACGCACGGAACACTTCGTAGAAAAATCGTCTGCTAAACATCTCTATGACTTAAGTAACTTAAATGAATATGAGAGCTTTCAACAGTTCAAACCTAACGAGATGGAAATGCATCgagaaaatttcaaaaacaattcaGTGAAATATATGACACCAGAAATCTTCGGAGATTTGGAGGAATTTCTTTCTAGTGAACTGTATAATGGGGCTTTGTTGCAAGCAATTTTAAATCCTAATGAAATAGACAAAAACTCCCCTGTGAATAATGGCAATAGATATAACAGAGTGGATGACTCAGTTCGTCAGAAATATTTAACTGTTCCTTATGACTACCGGAAAAGGGATGATAGAAGTGACATTTATTCTGGTGATTTCTCCCCTGAAACGAGTGAACAGATACCTTTCGAAAAACTTAATTCTGGACACAGATGGTCTGAAATTTCAGAAAAATCAGGATTATATTGGGATAATACATTAGAAAGACGGAAGAGTGACATTCCACAAGTTGGACTATGTCAGAACTATTACAGTGACTATCCTACAAGTAATCAACCATCAGGTTTATATAGGGGATCTTTTGCACGTCAGTACCAATCTTACCCTCACGGGCTCAACGAACTACCACTAACTGATACCGAAGAAGAATTATATATCAACGAAAGGCTTGATAACCAGACATTTACGTCAGTGTCTAACCCATCAGAACAAAATATGTATTTCCAACACTTTGAGAGATCAGATGCTACGAATGTATCATCTTTGGCAGACATTGAGGAATTGGCTTCAATTGATGAACCAGCACTGGATGAGCTGCCTAAATGTCCCGGCTGTAACTGTTGTTCGAACCGAGTGAATAGCAGTCAAAAGTTTTATgatacaaacaaaatgaaaactagCGAAACACGCGTGTTACATAACGGCTTCGAGGTAGGAAACATTGAAACAGGAAATATTTATCCTACAAACAGAGGTGTTCAAGAACAAAACGGTTCATTTCTAGGAGATTATACACTGTCAGACACTTCCCTTCATCAATGGTATATCAATGAATCAGAATTAAGTCATTCAAGTGATTGGCCACCAAGCAGCATTTCTATGGCAACTCACGAATTACTTCCCCCAAGCATGGAATGTCTGTTTATGTCTCTTCATAAAGCAATAGCGGCGACTGAAGAAAGACCCGACAGCGTGTGCTATGCACTTGGACCAGGACTTGAAATTGGTTACGTGAAGACTCTCAATTTCTTTCAG